The Candidatus Obscuribacter sp. genome has a segment encoding these proteins:
- a CDS encoding tetratricopeptide repeat protein, whose translation MSANHSCLAMSPEVTKQFQQAQRLYSQRKGLQARKLLQSLSGTNTATPEILCLLADTYLAEGPDITNDQTKTVETLAKRALVIDPQWGNAYKILAQVANDRGEHQKAVEFANKALATKKPDIKAYLQRTLAYQAMGQNKLALADITEYLKYTATDPDMHVLRAGILRALKQPLEEIEEYKAALKLHYRDYTVYQLVQTYEQVGKFEPAIAELTKLIKATGQDAEAFQKRGHIYSRIKKYNEAIADYSKAISIEASPRFYKERAAIYQQMGNTRAAQADLAMSKKEDLSDPFGR comes from the coding sequence TTGAGCGCCAACCATTCATGTCTGGCCATGTCACCAGAAGTAACTAAGCAATTTCAGCAGGCGCAGCGGCTCTACAGCCAGCGCAAAGGGTTGCAAGCAAGAAAGTTATTGCAAAGCCTTTCAGGCACTAACACCGCTACTCCTGAGATACTCTGCTTGCTGGCCGACACATATCTAGCCGAAGGACCAGACATAACAAACGACCAGACAAAAACGGTCGAGACTCTGGCAAAACGCGCACTGGTAATCGATCCGCAGTGGGGCAATGCCTACAAAATTTTGGCTCAGGTAGCTAACGATAGAGGCGAACATCAAAAGGCTGTGGAATTTGCCAACAAAGCTCTAGCCACAAAAAAACCTGATATCAAAGCGTATCTGCAGCGCACACTGGCTTATCAAGCCATGGGTCAAAACAAGCTAGCGCTGGCAGATATTACCGAATACCTCAAATACACAGCAACCGACCCCGATATGCACGTGCTTAGAGCCGGGATTCTTAGGGCTCTCAAACAGCCGCTAGAAGAAATCGAAGAGTACAAAGCGGCACTAAAACTGCATTACAGAGACTATACGGTTTATCAACTGGTACAAACATACGAGCAGGTAGGTAAATTTGAGCCAGCCATAGCTGAGCTTACAAAACTGATCAAAGCCACTGGACAGGATGCTGAAGCTTTTCAAAAACGTGGACATATCTACTCGCGCATAAAAAAATACAACGAAGCCATCGCTGATTACAGTAAAGCAATTAGTATCGAGGCCTCACCCCGCTTTTACAAAGAGAGAGCCGCCATCTATCAACAAATGGGCAATACCAGAGCCGCTCAAGCAGATCTGGCAATGTCTAAAAAAGAAGATTTAAGCGACCCCTTTGGGCGCTGA